The Croceibacterium sp. TMG7-5b_MA50 genome segment CCGCCCTCCAGCGCCCCGGCGACGGAGGCGATCATGGACACTTCCAGTGCCTCGGCAGAGGACAAAGGCGGCAGGATGCCGGGCAGACAACTGGCAAGTAGGCTCTTGCCCGAACCGGGTGGCCCGACCATCAGCAGGTTGTGGTTGCCGGCCGCCGCGATCTCCAGCGCGCGACGGGCGGTTTCCTGCCCCTTCACCTGGGACAGGTCCGGCCCCGGCCGCCGCTCCGCCACCTCGCCCGGCGGCGGGGCGGGCAGGGCGGCGGTGCCCTTCAGATGGTTCAGCAGGCTGACCAGATCGGGCGCCGCGGTGACCGGTACGCCGCTCGCCCAGCCGGCCTCCGCCCCCTGCGCCGCCGGGCAGATCAGGCCGCGTTCGCCGCTACGGGCATGCAGCGCGGCGAGCAGCACGCCGGGGCTGGCGACGATGCGCCCGTCCAGCGCCAGCTCCCCCACCGCGACGTATTCGCCCAATTGCTCCGCATCCGTGACGCCCATCGCCGCCAGCAGAGCAAGCGCGATCGGCAGGTCGTAATGGCTGCCTTCCTTGGGCAGGTCGGCGGGCGAGAGGTTCACGGTGATCCGCTTGGGCGGCAGCGCCAGGCCCATGGCGCTGAGCGCCGCCTGCACCCGTTCGCGGCTCTCGCCCACGGCCTTGTCCGGCAGGCCGACCACGGCGAAGCGCGGCAGGCCGGGCGCAAGCTGGCACTGCACCTCCACGGCGCGCGCCTCCAGCCCCAGATAGGCCACCGTGGATACCAGTGCGACCACATTGTCCCCCTTTGTTCCGCCTGCTTGTAACGGCGGGGACGGCGCTGTCTAGGCCACCACCGGCTCCAGCATCGTCATCGTGCCGGCGGCGGCATCGATGCGGCATCGGGCGCCGACGGGCAGTGGGACCTGCCGGCCGCCGCCATGGCCGAACAGCGGCGCATGGAAGGCGGGCACGCCCAGTGGGCCAAGGTGCTGGTCCAGCACCTCCACCAGGGTGAAATTGCCGTATCCGCCGGCATCGGTGCAACTGGTGCAGCGGCCGAACACCACACCCGCCACCCGCGGCAGGATGCCTGCCTGCCCTAATTGCGTCAGCATCCGGTCGATCCGGTACTGCGCCTCGTTCGTCTCCTCCAGGAACAGGATCGCGCCGGTGAAATCGGGCAGCCAGGGCGTGCCGGCAAGCGCGGACAGCACGGTGAGGTTGCCGCCGATCAGCCGCCCTTCCGCGGTGCCGGACGTTATCGTGACGGTTCGCGCGGCCCCGTCCACCAGCCGGTCCGTCGCCGGCGGGGGCGGGCCATAGGTCGGGGTGGCGGCGTCGAACAGCATGTCGCGCAGCGGTTCCCAATTGCCCAGTGGCCATTGCGAGGCGGCGTTGGGGCCGTGGATCGTGGCGAAGCCGACCTCCCGCGCCTGCAAGGCGAGGTGCAGCGCGGTGACGTCGCTGAAGCCGACCAGCGGTTTGGGATCGCGGCGCATCGCGGCATAATCCAGCAGCGGCAGGATCCGCGCGCAGCCCCAGCCGCCCCGCACGCTCAGCACCGCGCGCACGGCGCGGTCGGCGAACATGGCATTGACCCCGGCGGCGCGTTCGGCGTCAGTTCCTGCCAGGTAGCCGTGGCGGTGCAGGATGTTGTCAGCCATGCGCGGCATCAGCCCCATGGCGCGCACCGCCTCCACCGCGACCTCCAGCTCGGTACGGTCGGCCAGGAAGCCGGCCGGGGCGACCAGCCCGACGGTGTCGCCGGCCTTCAGCCGCGGCGGGCGGACCAGCGCCGGTGCCGCCCCTTGCGCCCGCAAAGTCGCGCCGCCCGCCAGCGTCGCCGCTCCCAGGGCGCCCAGCATCATCCGTCGAGAGAAATCCATCGGGCCCCTGTTGTCCTGCCGCATTGTGCGCGACACAAGACCAGCGGGCGGCGACGGGTGCAAGCCGCAAGGGTGAACAAGTAGGGGTCCGAGATGCAGCAGAGCACGTCAGCCGTACCGTCAGCCGATCTGCCGCTCCGCATCGCCACGATGGCGGACGCGCCGGCAATCGCCGAACTGATGGCACTGGCGATCCCGGCGCTGCTCGGCCCCTATCTGACGCCGGCGCAGATTGCGGCGAGCCACAGGGTCATGGGCCTCGACACGCAACTGATCGCGGACGGCACCTATTTCGTGGTGCATGACGGCGCCGCGCTGGTCGGCTGCGGTGGGTGGAGCCGACGGGCGACGGTCTATGGCGGGAACCACACCGGTGGGCGTGACGCCCGGCTGCTGGACCCGGCGACGGAGCCGGCGCGGATCCGGGCGATGTACACCCACCCCGACCATGCCCGCCGCGGTATCGGCCGCCGCGTGCTGGCCGCGGGGGAGGCGGCGGCGCGGGCGGAGGGGTTCGCCCGCGTGCGACTGGCGGCGACGGTCGGCGGCGAGAAGCTCTACGCTCGCTTCGGCTACCTGCCGGGACAGGCGTTCGAGGATGGCGGTGTGCCGCTGCTGCCGATGGAAAAGGTGCTCGTCTGATCCACAAGCTGTGTTCGCGTATGTGAAATTGCAATCGATATAGTGGATTGCGATGTGATAAGCTTCGCATTCGTGAATATGCTGCTACTATCCATGCGAAGCATCGGCTGATAGGTGCCCGGGCAAAAGGCAGGGGTCATATATGCGGATATTCGTCGGGACGGGCAGCGCGTTGGCGTTGGTCATGGTGGCACAGGCCGCAATGGCGCAGGTCACCGCAGTTGGCGATGCGTCCGGAACCTCGGAGGACACCGCGCCGGTCGCCCAAGGCAACGACATCATCGTCACCGCACAACGGCGCGAGCAGTCGCTGCAGGATGTCAGCGCCGCGATCACCGCCATCGGTACCGACCGACTGGCGGAAGCGCAGGTGAACAGCCTGTCGGACCTTCAGACCATCGTCCCGTCGGTGAACTTCGGCAACGACTTCAACCAGGCGAAGATCTTCATCCGCGGCGTCGGTGCCAACACCTCCACCACCGGCAACGCCACCGGCGTCGCGCTGCATGTGGACGGTGCGGTCGTCAGCCGGGCCGAGGCGCAGCTCACCAGCCTGTTCGACCTTGCGCGGGTGGAGGTGCTGCGCGGGCCGCAGGGCACGTTGTATGGCCGCAACGCCACCGGCGGCTCCATCAACCTCATCACCGCCAAGCCGTCCGACACGTTCGAGGGCTATGTTCGCGCGACCTACGGCAATTACAGCCAGCTCATCACCGAAGGGGCGATCGGTGGTCCGATCGTGCCCGGCATCGCCTTCCGCATCGCCGGCAAGACGGAGGATCGCGACGGCTTCGGCACCAATCCGGTCACCGGCAACGATGTGGACGACCTCAACCGCCGCATGCTGCGCGGGCACCTGCGATTCGAGCTGGGCACCGCGGCGGAGCTGCTGCTGACGGGCGAGTATTTCCGGCAGGACGACCATTCGGGCGCGGTCCATTACCTCGCCCCATCCTTCCCCGACGTGGCGCGGCTCGCCCCGCTGGGCCGGGGCGGTTATGCCACCCGGCCGCGTGATCTGGCGTCGGAGACCGATGTCGGCACCGATACCGAAAGCTACAGCTTCACCGGCACGTTGACTGTCGACCTGAGCGATGCATTGACGCTGACCAACATCGCCAATTTCCGTGATTTCGAGACCTCGCTGTTCCAGGACCTCGATCTGTCGGGCGTGGTCAACAGCCTGCAGACAACGGGCCAGCCGACCACCGTGCAGGAACGGCGGATCGACAGCGAGCAGTGGAGCAACGAGCTGCAATTGAACTACTCGGTCGATTACCTCGACTTGGTGGTGGGCGGGTTCTACTTCCACGAACGGCAGCGCCCGATCGACAATGTGGGCCTGGCGCGCCGCAACGGCATGGCCAGCAATATTCCGCTGCTGCAGGCGGCCGGCATCAGCCTGGACGAGGCGTTCGGCCTGTGCGGCTATCGCCCCGACGACGTGAGCGGCGGGACAACCGTGATCGCGCCCAAGCGGGTCTGCACCCGTTCCAACCTCGGCACCGATGCCTATGCCTTGTTCGGGCAGGCTAATGTTGGGCTGGGGCTGCTCAGCCCGGCGCTGGACAGCCTGACGCTGAAGCTGGGTGGGCGTTACAGCCACGAGACGATCGAGAGCGCCAACCCGTCCATCGTGATCGCCGCGGGCGGACGCGGGCCGGTGATCCGCTACACTACCGAAGGCACGTTCCGCGAACGCAGCTTCAGCGATTTCACCCCGGAACTGGGCGTCGAATGGCGCGCCACCCCCGACATCCTGCTCTATTACACCTACGCCGAAGGGTTCAAGGCGGGTAGCGGGGAGAACGCGGCCGGCAGCACCACCATCGTCGACCCCGAGACGATCCAGAACCACGAGGCCGGGATCAAGGCGACGCTGGCGAACGGCTTCGCGATCAACTTGGCGGCCTACACCTACGACCTGCAAGGGTTGCAGTTGAACAAGACCATCTCCGGCGGGCCGACCGGGTACCAGACGATCTTCCAGAACGCGGCCGAGACCACCGCCAAGGGCGTAGAGCTGGACGTGTTCGGGCAGGTGACGGACCGGTTCCGCGTCAGTGGCGCGCTGTCCTTCACCGATGCCAAGTTCCAGGATTACCTGACGCTGGACCCGCTGAATCCGGTCAACATCCTGACGCCGGGCGTGCCCGCCTACAACCCGGTGACGAACCCGGACCCGACCGCGTTCGGCGCGCCTGGAGGTGGCGAGATCCAGCTCGCCGGCAACCAGTTGCGCAACACGCCGCGCTGGGCCTGGAACCTGCATGGCGAGTACGACTTCGACCTGGCCGGCGGCACGCTGACCGCGATGGGCGATGTGTCGTACAAGAGCCGCATCTATTTCAGCGAGTTCGAGCGCGAGATCGAGAGTGCGCGCGCCTACACGATGGTGGATGCGAGCCTCAACTGGGCGGCGGATGCCAGCGGCGTCAGGCTGCAGGCGTGGGTGCGCAACCTGTTCGACGTGGACCGGGCGAGCAGCACCTTCGCCCTCGCCACCGGACGGCTGCTGGGCGTCACCTACCTGCCGCCACGCACCTATGGCGTGACGGTGGGCTACAGCTTCTGACGGATCAAGGCGCCGGGCTGTCCGGTGCCAGCATCCCGCCGCCTAGCGCCACGTACAGCGTCACCGCGTTGCTGCGGTAGGCGCGGCGCGTGGCCAGCAGCGATTGCTGGGCGGCGAACAGGCTGCGTTCCGCATCCAGCACCTCCAGGAAATCGGCGACACCTTCGCGGTAACGCAGGCGGGCGATGTTGGCGATCTGCTGCTGCGCAGTGACGCCGCGTTCCAGCGTGGCGACCTGATCGGCGAGGTAGCGGCGACCGGCGAGCGCGTCCGACACTTCGCGGAAGGCGTTCTGCACGGCGAGGTCGTATTGCGCCACCTCCTCGACCTCCCGTGCGCGGGCGAAGTCGAGCTGCGCCTCCCGCGCGCCCCAGTCGAAGATCGGCAGGCTGATAGACGGGCTGAACGACCATGCCTGATTGCTGCCCTGGAACAGCTCGTCCAGCTCCACGGAGGAGAAGCCGTAGCTGCCCGTCAGCGAGATGGTCGGGAAGAACGCCGCCCGCGCGGCGCCGATATTTGCCCGCGCGGCGATCAGCTCCTGCTCCGCCTGGATGATGTCGGGGCGGGCGAGCAGCAGGTCCGACGGCAGGCCGGCATCGATCTCCAGCCCGTTTTCCTGTTCCACCAGCGTCAGGCCGGGCGGCAGGGTATCCGGCACCCGCCCGCCGACCAGCACGGCGAGCTGGTTGCGCAATTGCGCCTCCGTCAGTTCCTGCGCCTGCAATTGCTGTTCGGCCTGGGTCAGCAGCGCTTCCGCCTGGCGGGTCGGCAATGCGCTTTCGACCCCTGCGCCCAGGCGCAGTTCGGCGATGCGCAGCGCGTCGCGCCGGGTTTCCGTGGTGCGCTGCGCCAAGGCGATCTGTTCGCGCGCCTCGACCACCTGGTAGTAGGTACCCGCGACATCGGCGATCAGCGACAGGTAGAAGGCGCGCTGCGCCGCCTCCGTCGACAGATACAGCGCGCGCTGCGCATCGGACAGGTTGCGCACCCGACCCCAGAAATCGAGCTCGAACGAGGAGACGCCGACATTCACGTCGTACCGGTCGATGGTGATGGAGCTGGGTGGATCTTCCACCACCTCACCCCCTTCGCCCGGCTCGTCCGTGACACCGCCGGTGCCGAAGCCAGGGATGGTGCCCAATGGCGTGCGCTGGCGGGTGTAGGTGCCGTTGAAGCCGGGCGCGGGCAGGCGGGCTGCGTCCTGAATGCGGAACTGGG includes the following:
- a CDS encoding efflux transporter outer membrane subunit translates to MIRRPSLALATLPALALAGCINLAPDHVRPGLTTEAAYDPAFQPDGAVVANQLPWRSFFVDPRLEALIEAALLNNRDLLAATARIEQARAQFRIQDAARLPAPGFNGTYTRQRTPLGTIPGFGTGGVTDEPGEGGEVVEDPPSSITIDRYDVNVGVSSFELDFWGRVRNLSDAQRALYLSTEAAQRAFYLSLIADVAGTYYQVVEAREQIALAQRTTETRRDALRIAELRLGAGVESALPTRQAEALLTQAEQQLQAQELTEAQLRNQLAVLVGGRVPDTLPPGLTLVEQENGLEIDAGLPSDLLLARPDIIQAEQELIAARANIGAARAAFFPTISLTGSYGFSSVELDELFQGSNQAWSFSPSISLPIFDWGAREAQLDFARAREVEEVAQYDLAVQNAFREVSDALAGRRYLADQVATLERGVTAQQQIANIARLRYREGVADFLEVLDAERSLFAAQQSLLATRRAYRSNAVTLYVALGGGMLAPDSPAP
- a CDS encoding GNAT family N-acetyltransferase, coding for MQQSTSAVPSADLPLRIATMADAPAIAELMALAIPALLGPYLTPAQIAASHRVMGLDTQLIADGTYFVVHDGAALVGCGGWSRRATVYGGNHTGGRDARLLDPATEPARIRAMYTHPDHARRGIGRRVLAAGEAAARAEGFARVRLAATVGGEKLYARFGYLPGQAFEDGGVPLLPMEKVLV
- a CDS encoding YifB family Mg chelatase-like AAA ATPase — its product is MVALVSTVAYLGLEARAVEVQCQLAPGLPRFAVVGLPDKAVGESRERVQAALSAMGLALPPKRITVNLSPADLPKEGSHYDLPIALALLAAMGVTDAEQLGEYVAVGELALDGRIVASPGVLLAALHARSGERGLICPAAQGAEAGWASGVPVTAAPDLVSLLNHLKGTAALPAPPPGEVAERRPGPDLSQVKGQETARRALEIAAAGNHNLLMVGPPGSGKSLLASCLPGILPPLSSAEALEVSMIASVAGALEGGRISRDRPFRAPHHSASMAALTGGGLRVRPGEISMAHRGVLFLDELPEFQRPVLDSLRQPLETGRVDVARANAHVSYPARFQLIAAMNPCRCGSAEGCRRGPRCAADYQARVSGPMLDRIDLTVEVQPVRAIDLATPAAAEPSAHVAARVADARRVQLARGVRANAELEGPALEEHATPDAAGRALLLQAAETLRLSARAYTRMLRVARTVADLAGAEQMGRVHVAEALSYRRRETLS
- a CDS encoding LD-carboxypeptidase, yielding MDFSRRMMLGALGAATLAGGATLRAQGAAPALVRPPRLKAGDTVGLVAPAGFLADRTELEVAVEAVRAMGLMPRMADNILHRHGYLAGTDAERAAGVNAMFADRAVRAVLSVRGGWGCARILPLLDYAAMRRDPKPLVGFSDVTALHLALQAREVGFATIHGPNAASQWPLGNWEPLRDMLFDAATPTYGPPPPATDRLVDGAARTVTITSGTAEGRLIGGNLTVLSALAGTPWLPDFTGAILFLEETNEAQYRIDRMLTQLGQAGILPRVAGVVFGRCTSCTDAGGYGNFTLVEVLDQHLGPLGVPAFHAPLFGHGGGRQVPLPVGARCRIDAAAGTMTMLEPVVA
- a CDS encoding TonB-dependent receptor codes for the protein MRIFVGTGSALALVMVAQAAMAQVTAVGDASGTSEDTAPVAQGNDIIVTAQRREQSLQDVSAAITAIGTDRLAEAQVNSLSDLQTIVPSVNFGNDFNQAKIFIRGVGANTSTTGNATGVALHVDGAVVSRAEAQLTSLFDLARVEVLRGPQGTLYGRNATGGSINLITAKPSDTFEGYVRATYGNYSQLITEGAIGGPIVPGIAFRIAGKTEDRDGFGTNPVTGNDVDDLNRRMLRGHLRFELGTAAELLLTGEYFRQDDHSGAVHYLAPSFPDVARLAPLGRGGYATRPRDLASETDVGTDTESYSFTGTLTVDLSDALTLTNIANFRDFETSLFQDLDLSGVVNSLQTTGQPTTVQERRIDSEQWSNELQLNYSVDYLDLVVGGFYFHERQRPIDNVGLARRNGMASNIPLLQAAGISLDEAFGLCGYRPDDVSGGTTVIAPKRVCTRSNLGTDAYALFGQANVGLGLLSPALDSLTLKLGGRYSHETIESANPSIVIAAGGRGPVIRYTTEGTFRERSFSDFTPELGVEWRATPDILLYYTYAEGFKAGSGENAAGSTTIVDPETIQNHEAGIKATLANGFAINLAAYTYDLQGLQLNKTISGGPTGYQTIFQNAAETTAKGVELDVFGQVTDRFRVSGALSFTDAKFQDYLTLDPLNPVNILTPGVPAYNPVTNPDPTAFGAPGGGEIQLAGNQLRNTPRWAWNLHGEYDFDLAGGTLTAMGDVSYKSRIYFSEFEREIESARAYTMVDASLNWAADASGVRLQAWVRNLFDVDRASSTFALATGRLLGVTYLPPRTYGVTVGYSF